Below is a genomic region from Desulfobacter sp..
CGCCCCCTTTACGACTGGATACTGGACAATATCTCGCTTGCCTGCCATCCCCAGCAGATTGAGTTTGCACGGATGAACATCAACTATACCCTATTGAGCAAACGTAAACTCCAGCGGCTCATTGATGAAAAAAAGGTCTCAGGATGGGATGACCCCCGACTTCCCACATTGGAAGGGATGCGGAGAAGGGGATATACCTCGGCATCCATACGCAAATTCTGCAATATCATCGGGGTGTCCAAAAAAGATAGCCGAATCGACATGGGACTGCTGGAATCCTGCCTCAGGGACGATTTAAATGAAACGGCCCTGAGGGTGATGGGGGTGATCCGCCCCCTCAAGGTGACCATTGAAAACTATCCTGAGGGCAAAACCGAAACCCTGGAAGCCATGAACCATCCTCTCAAGCCCGAGCTTGGCAAGCGGGAGGTGAGCTTTTCCCGGGAGATCTACGTGGAGCAGGACGATTTCATGGAAGCCCCCCCTAAAAAGTTTTTCCGCCTGGGACCGGGCCGGGAAGTGCGGCTTCGGGCCGCCTATTTAATCACCTGCAAAGAGGTGATTAAAAATGAGGCAGGACAAGTGATTGAACTCATCTGCACCTATGATCCGGCCACCCGGGGGGGGAACTCTCCTGACGGCCGCAAGGTCAAGGGCACCATCCACTGGGTCAATGCCAATGACAGCCTGGACGGAGAAGTCCGTCTCTATGACCGCTTGTTCAAGGATGAAAACCCGGAAGCAGACGGCCAGGATTTTGTGGACAATCTAAATCCTGACTCCCTGGAAATCCTGGATCACTGCAAGCTTGAAAAATGCCTTGAAAATGCGGCTCCGGAACAGGTGTTCCAATTTGAACGACTGGGATACTTCTGCCTGGACAAAAAAGACAGCACCGCGGCAGCCCCGGTATTCAACCGCACCGTAACCCTCAGGGATGCCTGGGCCAAACTGGCCAAGCAGCACCCGCCCAGAAAGAACAAGCCGCCCAAACAAAAGAAACAAAAGAAATCAAACACCAAAGAATAAGGCCCGAACACTTTTCATAAAATATTTTGGGTTCGGGTCAACAGACAAAAGGGCTGTAAATTTTAATAAAATTTACAGCCCCTTTATCCTCATCCATTCAGATGACGCGCTTATTCAAATCGCCATACCGTTCCCTGGGGACCGTCCTCCAGCACAATGTTCCTCTCCTGGAGTTCATCTCTTATTTCATCGGCCCTGGCAAAATTTTTCTCCGTTCTTGCTGCGGCCCGCTGGGCAATGAGATCCTCAACATAGGCAAGATCGATATCCTGGTCAGCCATGCCCCTTTCCTTTTTGGCGGCAAAATATTTTTGGGTCGGCAGTAAAAAGATACCCAGAATATCTGAACTGGCCCTGATATCCGCATATACATCAGCAAGCAAGGACCGGTCTGAATCCCCGGGTTTTTCTCGGGTGTCGTCCAAAAGCTTGTTCCCCTTTTTCACGGCCTCAAACACGGCCGCCAATGCCCTTGCAGAGTTAAAATCATCATTCATGGCCCGGGTAAAATCCTCCCACAACGCCCCTTTGCCGTTACCGCCCGTGTCCAGGCCTGCAAGTTCCAGCCGCTCCAAAAAGGCGTAGATCCGGTCCAGGCCCGTGGAAATTTCACCCATGCTCTCCTCGCTGTAATCAATGGGAGACCTGTACTGCTTGGAGAGTAAAAACAGGCGGATCACCTCAGGAGAATAATCGGCAAGCACCTCCTTGATCATGGTGAAATTACCCAAGGATTTGGACATTTTCTCATTGTTGATATCCACAAACCCGTTATGAATCCAGTATTTGACAAACTGCTGCCCGAACACGGCCTCGCTCTGGGCAATCTCGTTTTCATGGTGGGGGAAAATCAAATCCTTGCCCCCGCCGTGGATATCAAAGCTCTCTCCTAAATATTCATAGCTCATGGCCGAACATTCAATATGCCAGCCGGGACGCCCGTTCCCCCAGGGGCTTTCCCAATAGGGCTCACCTGGCTTGGCCGGTTTCCACAGGGTAAAATCCAAGGGGTTTTTCTTTTTCTCGTCCACGGCAATCCTGGCCCCGGCCTGCATATCGTCAGGATTTCTGCCTGACAATTTGCCGTACTCTTCAAAGGATCTGATGGAAAAATAAACATCCCCCCCCGGCACATGGTAGGCTTTTTTCTTGTCTATGAGCATCTGGACAAACCGGATAATATGATCAATGTGGGTTGTGGCCTTGGGTGCAATGGTGGGCCGCAGCACGTTGAGTTCATCCATTTCATTGTGGAATTCATCAATATACTTTTCAGTGATGGCAGTGCAGGAGTTTCCTGTTTCATTGGCTTTTTTTATGATCTTGTCATCCACATCCGTAAAATTACGCACATAGGTCACCTCATAGGCCAGATGCTTGAGCCATCTGTAAACCACATCAAAGACCACCACCGAACGTGCATGGCCGATATGACTGGTATCATAAACCGTGGGCCCGCAGACATACATGCCGACCTTCCCGGGATTGATGGGGATAAATTCCTCTTTCTTACCGCTCAGGGTATTGTAAATTTTCAAACTCATTTTAATTTTCCCGTATACTTAAGTGTCCTTATACAGCAGCACGGTTGACTGGGCTGCAATGCCCTCTTTTCTGCCGATAAAGCCTAAATTCTCAGTTGTGGTGGCCTTGATGTTCACGCAATCGGTATCCATTTCCAGGATCCTTGCAATTTGATCGGTCATGGCCTGTTTATGGGGCGCCATTTTCGGGGCCTGTGCCAACAGGGTACAGTCCAGGTTGACAATTTTAAAATCTTGGGCCTTAATTTTTTGAAGGCAGGCAGCCAAGAGCCGAGAGGAGGAGATGCCTTTATAGGACGGGTCAGTATCCGGGAAATGCTCACCAATATCCCCGAGTCCTGCCGCCCCGAGAAGGGCATCGCAGATGGAGTGAAGCAGCACGTCCGCATCTGAATGGCCCTTCAGCCCCAGGGGGTAATCTATTTTTACCCCGCCGATGACAAGATCCCTTTTGGGTACCAGTTCATGGACATCTGTGCCGGTCCCGATCCTCATCCCTGAAAACCTCATTTTTATCCTGCAACGCCTCCTTTTTCAGCCTGATTTGTGCCCGATACTATATTCATCTTTCCCGGAAAAGTCAAAATCCCTTCAAATTTCAGAATCCTGGCTTTGGCAGATTTCTCCCAGAACAGTTCAGCCCTTTTTTCCTGAGCTTGCTGACCCGTGCATGCTCACAAGCCGGGCAACAAGGACGGCAAGATAAATCTGTCCAAAAATGGCTTCCACACTGACCAAAGATCTTGCCGGGCTGGACATGGGAACAATATCCCCATACCCCAGGGTGGACAGGGTGACAATGCTGAAATACTTTAGCACCCCTGGTGATTCCACAATAAGATTGTGGTCCATGGAAAAAGAGCCTGGATAGACAAGCTCTAAAATCATGTAGAGCTTGGCAAAAAGCAGGGAGGCAAACAGATAAACCACAACAGCCGCTGCAATCACATCCCTTGTCACCTTTGGGGCCTTGAAAATGGACAAAATAATCATCAGGGCAATATAGAGAATAAAAAAGGCCTGAAGCACGGAAGATGCCAAAATCACATTTTCTTTAGGGGTATAAAAATACCCCAGCCAGATAAAAAACAGACAGGGAAGCATCAATGTCACCGAGGCCACCAAGGAGACCGTACCACTCTTTGAAAGGGAAAAAATAGCCGGTATTGGAAAAAAAGGGGGCGGCAATGACGTTGAGCAAAAGCATGGTCAATAAAATGATAAATTTTTCCCGGTTAAAAAATTTGAGCATATGCTCTCCTGAATATTAAACAGATAATGGGGGTATTTTTGATTCCTATCCTCTATCTAAAGACCGTCCCCAAGTCAAGCCCGTACCTCACCTGAATCAGGCTTTTATGGTGGCATTACCCCAAAGATTATTGTATAGATCAAAAAAGGGCGGAACCATAAATTTAAAAGGAAAAGCCATGGAGCGTTGCGACTGGGCCACAACAGATCAAGACTACATTCATTATCATGATACCGAATGGGGCGTCCCTGTCCATGACGATCGAAAAATTTTTGAATTTCTGATTCTGGAAGGGGCACAGGCCGGTTTGTCCTGGCTCACCATTTTAAAACGACGCCACGGTTATAAAAAAGCGTTTGCCGATTTTGATCCCAACCAGGTGGCCCGGTTTACCCCGGACAAGATCCAGGCCCTGATCCAAAATCCCTCTATCATCAGAAACAAGCTTAAAATCAATTCAGCCGTGACCAATGCCCAGACCTTTTTAAAAATCCAGGAGGAATTCGGATCCTTTGATGCCTATGCCTGGAGATTTGTGGATGGTTGCCAGAAAA
It encodes:
- a CDS encoding glutamine--tRNA ligase/YqeY domain fusion protein, which translates into the protein MEEENKKGHFIESIIQEDVSTNKNQGRVATRFPPEPNGFLHIGHAKSICLNFNMAAQFDGKCNLRFDDSNPAKEKKIYIDSIKETVNWLGFDYGTPFFASDYFDRLYGFAIELIETGKAYVCSLNPEEIREYRGTLTRPGKDSPFRNRSVAENLDLFDRMKNGEFSEGEITLRAKIDMGSPNINLRDPIIYRVKKATHPRTADKWCIYPMYDFTHCISDALEGITHSLCSLEFEDHRPLYDWILDNISLACHPQQIEFARMNINYTLLSKRKLQRLIDEKKVSGWDDPRLPTLEGMRRRGYTSASIRKFCNIIGVSKKDSRIDMGLLESCLRDDLNETALRVMGVIRPLKVTIENYPEGKTETLEAMNHPLKPELGKREVSFSREIYVEQDDFMEAPPKKFFRLGPGREVRLRAAYLITCKEVIKNEAGQVIELICTYDPATRGGNSPDGRKVKGTIHWVNANDSLDGEVRLYDRLFKDENPEADGQDFVDNLNPDSLEILDHCKLEKCLENAAPEQVFQFERLGYFCLDKKDSTAAAPVFNRTVTLRDAWAKLAKQHPPRKNKPPKQKKQKKSNTKE
- a CDS encoding cysteine--tRNA ligase, which translates into the protein MSLKIYNTLSGKKEEFIPINPGKVGMYVCGPTVYDTSHIGHARSVVVFDVVYRWLKHLAYEVTYVRNFTDVDDKIIKKANETGNSCTAITEKYIDEFHNEMDELNVLRPTIAPKATTHIDHIIRFVQMLIDKKKAYHVPGGDVYFSIRSFEEYGKLSGRNPDDMQAGARIAVDEKKKNPLDFTLWKPAKPGEPYWESPWGNGRPGWHIECSAMSYEYLGESFDIHGGGKDLIFPHHENEIAQSEAVFGQQFVKYWIHNGFVDINNEKMSKSLGNFTMIKEVLADYSPEVIRLFLLSKQYRSPIDYSEESMGEISTGLDRIYAFLERLELAGLDTGGNGKGALWEDFTRAMNDDFNSARALAAVFEAVKKGNKLLDDTREKPGDSDRSLLADVYADIRASSDILGIFLLPTQKYFAAKKERGMADQDIDLAYVEDLIAQRAAARTEKNFARADEIRDELQERNIVLEDGPQGTVWRFE
- a CDS encoding 2-C-methyl-D-erythritol 2,4-cyclodiphosphate synthase, whose protein sequence is MRIGTGTDVHELVPKRDLVIGGVKIDYPLGLKGHSDADVLLHSICDALLGAAGLGDIGEHFPDTDPSYKGISSSRLLAACLQKIKAQDFKIVNLDCTLLAQAPKMAPHKQAMTDQIARILEMDTDCVNIKATTTENLGFIGRKEGIAAQSTVLLYKDT
- a CDS encoding DNA-3-methyladenine glycosylase I, producing MERCDWATTDQDYIHYHDTEWGVPVHDDRKIFEFLILEGAQAGLSWLTILKRRHGYKKAFADFDPNQVARFTPDKIQALIQNPSIIRNKLKINSAVTNAQTFLKIQEEFGSFDAYAWRFVDGCQKINSFTAMEQIPATSKESDAFSKDLKQRGFKFTGSTIIYAHMQATGMVNDHLVSCFRYQQVMEDRS